A window of Torulaspora globosa chromosome 8, complete sequence contains these coding sequences:
- the IVY1 gene encoding Ivy1p (ancestral locus Anc_8.450), with protein sequence MDNRISGTTSPERFAPHLSEFYPIVNNTRTASIGGLPKMDSGELGSGSSGYKRRMTPASVRSGMSSISDLRTLVTKRDMKDTVDAMSELRSSSRGYACSLREVSNHAGCMAQALEKLARLKGCSDGTAEKFLSASGLFYLVANHENIMARCLDSALDEELLEEIDEFQVGFRTMENEFKKECKEQSMKLKLQEKHNTKLAKRKVRNLVQYKESLLNLQLQLDHLETLRHDFYQNSYNLVESTCDKVLDKMATVSRARVEISESVARKGWSGGGLDELLIDAEDPFGKDEETICSDEDMSPEAPNRALSSDDRDSKGNTVQEPSTPKKAGSTSKTLKSPLLSSLRTHASSLNEEQEDRDREDDEAAFDNSFSLPLAGSGRSRNEASEDNERTILAGLTTLALEPTETRSDPDRENGQDHPDLSP encoded by the coding sequence ATGGACAATCGCATATCTGGGACGACTTCTCCGGAGAGGTTTGCGCCTCATCTGTCAGAGTTCTATCCGATTGTTAACAATACAAGGACGGCGAGCATCGGTGGGTTGCCGAAGATGGATAGCGGGGAGTTGGGCAGTGGGAGTAGCGGGTACAAGCGGCGGATGACGCCGGCAAGCGTGCGGTCTGGTATGAGCTCTATCAGCGACTTGCGGACGTTGGTGACGAAGAGGGACATGAAAGACACGGTGGATGCGATGAGCGAGCTGCGGAGCAGCTCGCGGGGGTATGCCTGCTCGTTGCGGGAGGTGTCGAACCATGCGGGTTGCATGGCGCAGGCTTTGGAGAAACTGGCGAGATTGAAGGGCTGCAGCGACGGAACGGCTGAGAAGTTTCTGAGCGCCAGCGGGCTGTTCTATCTGGTGGCGAACCACGAGAACATCATGGCACGATGTCTGGACTCTGCGCTGGATGAGGAGCTTCTCGAGGAGATCGACGAGTTCCAGGTCGGGTTCAGGACCATGGAGAacgagttcaagaaggaatGCAAGGAGCAGAGCATGAAGCTGAAACTGCAGGAGAAGCACAACACCAAGTTGGCAAAGCGGAAAGTGAGGAATCTGGTGCAGTACAAGGAGAGTCTTCTGAACCTGCAGTTGCAGTTGGACCACCTGGAGACGCTCAGACACGATTTTTACCAGAACTCGTACAACCTGGTGGAGTCGACATGCGACAAAGTGCTGGATAAGATGGCGACGGTTTCAAGGGCGCGGGTGGAGATCTCGGAAAGCGTTGCCAGGAAAGGATGGTCGGGCGGCGGGCTGGACGAGCTGCTGATCGACGCGGAGGACCCGTTTGGCAAGGACGAAGAGACGATATGCAGCGACGAGGACATGTCGCCAGAGGCACCAAACAGGGCTCTGTCGAGTGACGACCGAGATAGCAAGGGCAATACTGTACAGGAGCCAAGCACGCCGAAGAAAGCAGGGTCGACGTCCAAGACGCTCAAGTCTCCTCTCCTGAGTTCGCTCCGAACGCATgcatcttctttgaacgaagagcaagaggaCCGAGACAgggaagatgacgaagcCGCGTTCGATAATTCGTTCTCCTTACCCCTGGCGGGCAGCGGACGAAGTCGAAATGAAGCCTCGGAGGACAACGAGAGGACAATCCTGGCAGGGTTGACGACACTAGCCTTGGAACCGACAGAAACAAGGAGCGATCCCGACAGAGAAAATGGTCAGGATCATCCCGATCTGTCTCCATAG
- the MRPL11 gene encoding mitochondrial 54S ribosomal protein uL10m (ancestral locus Anc_8.449) has protein sequence MELTRLLGFRVGVGSALKRVGFWSREYGVASAKTRLQSHTDAAGRVTVKPADSRKTFLIDSYKHLMEANPVVLFVHYNNLLKNEDQHYRSLVKQNGGKLTMLRNGVFGAYLKNSHAADPCGPISRKERNRNHPLLPLFKGPTAAISFPETSPASVAKILKVLEKAQDKLFVVGAKVEAEVYDVASLNQFKTLPGKTELQAQLVGLLNVLGGAGLVRTLEAGSQTLYLTLSSHHESRSSKTGKEE, from the coding sequence ATGGAGCTTACACGGTTGCTAGGATTTAGAGTTGGCGTCGGTTCGGCGCTGAAGCGGGTCGGGTTTTGGTCGAGAGAATATGGTGTGGCATCAGCGAAAACGAGGTTACAGAGCCATACGGATGCGGCAGGGCGTGTCACTGTGAAGCCAGCAGACTCGAGAAAGACCTTTCTGATCGATTCTTATAAGCATTTGATGGAAGCGAACCCGGTGGTGCTGTTTGTGCACTACAACAACctgctgaaaaatgagGACCAGCATTACAGATCGTTGGTGAAGCAGAACGGCGGAAAGCTGACGATGCTGCGGAACGGGGTGTTTGGAGCGTACTTGAAGAACTCGCACGCGGCGGATCCGTGCGGGCCGATAAGCCGAAAGGAGCGGAACAGGAACCATCCGCTGCTTCCTCTGTTCAAAGGCCCTACTGCAGCGATTTCGTTCCCCGAGACGAGCCCCGCCAGCGTGGCCAAGATCCTGAAGGTGTTGGAGAAGGCGCAGGACAAGCTGTTTGTCGTTGGAGCGAAAGTCGAGGCGGAAGTTTACGATGTAGCCAGCTTGAACCAGTTCAAGACGCTGCCGGGCAAGACGGAGCTTCAGGCGCAGCTGGTGGGGCTTTTGAACGTCCTGGGAGGCGCAGGCCTGGTGAGAACGCTGGAGGCTGGATCCCAAACGCTATATTTGACGCTGTCGTCGCATCACGAGAGCCGGAGCTCCAAGACCGGGAAAGAGGAATAA
- the TRM8 gene encoding tRNA (guanine46-N7)-methyltransferase (ancestral locus Anc_8.448) gives MKTKPLSQDPGSKRYAYRVNKEENRKELKHVKIDENSVAQKNGKLDLPKKKFYRQRAHSNPFSDHQLDYPASPDEMDWSKLYPHFYDQETGKMAKQVTIADIGCGFGGLMVDLSPEFPDELILGMEIRVQVTNYVEDRIIALRSNHAKEEGYQNINVLRGNAMKFLPNFFHKGQLSKMFFCFPDPHFKQRKHKARIITNTLLSEYAYVLKEGGVVYTITDVEDLHHWMVKHLEEHPLFERLSESWENEDKCVSIMRNATEEGKKVERKRGDKFVACFRRVQTPEII, from the coding sequence ATGAAGACTAAACCGCTAAGCCAAGACCCTGGCTCCAAAAGATACGCCTACCGTGTCAATAAGGAAGAGAATCGTAAAGAGCTTAAACATGTCAAGATCGATGAGAACTCCGTTGCTCAGAAGAACGGGAAGCTAGAtttgccaaagaaaaaattCTATCGCCAGAGGGCTCACTCCAATCCCTTCTCAGATCACCAATTGGATTATCCAGCCAGTCCTGATGAAATGGACTGGTCCAAGCTTTATCCGCACTTCTATGATCAGGAAACCGGGAAGATGGCCAAGCAAGTTACGATTGCGGACATCGGTTGCGGTTTCGGCGGTTTAATGGTCGACCTATCTCCCGAGTTCCCAGACGAGCTGATCCTGGGAATGGAAATTCGAGTGCAAGTCACCAACTATGTTGAAGATAGAATCATCGCATTGCGAAGCAATCATGCCAAGGAGGAGGGCTATCAGAACATCAATGTCCTGAGGGGCAATgcgatgaagttcttgCCCAATTTTTTCCATAAGGGACAGCTATCGAAGatgttcttctgcttccCTGATCCGCACTTCAAGCAGAGGAAGCACAAGGCCAGGATCATCACAAACACCCTGCTGAGTGAATACGCATACGTACTTAAGGAGGGCGGTGTTGTCTACACCATTACAGATGTCGAAGATTTGCACCATTGGATGGTTAAACATTTGGAAGAGCATCCACTCTTTGAAAGGTTAAGCGAGTCTTGGGAGAACGAAGATAAATGTGTGTCCATAATGAGAAATGCCACAGAAGAAGGTAAGAAAGTCGAAAGGAAGAGGGGCGACAAGTTCGTCGCTTGCTTCAGGAGAGTCCAAACTCCCGAGATAATATAA
- the MGT1 gene encoding methylated-DNA--protein-cysteine methyltransferase (ancestral locus Anc_8.447) — protein sequence MEESLTYFEVECKSTNAFLVIRDVSSRLVYLSLGLHNGQGLKNATADFQKLSRKTKVNYVLREGSPENANPKFMAIAESVKAFLDDCTPLTEDYEYLFGTPFQQKVWNELREVPAGQIVNYSTLAKNIGLPKATRAVGHAVGQNKLALIVPCHRCLPVSGDVGNFRWGPSLKKKLLAHERRRKQIN from the coding sequence ATGGAAGAATCTCTGACATATTTTGAAGTCGAGTGTAAGTCTACGAATGCCTTTCTGGTTATACGAGACGTTAGCAGTCGCTTGGTTTATCTTTCGCTAGGGTTGCATAATGGACAGGGTCTTAAGAATGCTACAGCAGACTTCCAGAAGCTAAGCCGTAAAACGAAGGTGAACTATGTATTGAGGGAAGGTTCTCCAGAAAATGCCAATCCAAAATTTATGGCGATAGCAGAAAGCGTTAAGGCATTTTTGGATGACTGTACACCTCTTACTGAAGACTATGAATACCTATTTGGAACGCCTTTCCAACAGAAAGTGTGGAACGAATTACGTGAAGTACCTGCTGGCCAGATTGTGAACTACAGTACTCTGGCGAAGAACATTGGGTTGCCTAAAGCGACCAGAGCGGTAGGACATGCAGTTGGTCAAAATAAACTCGCGCTAATAGTTCCATGTCATAGATGTCTTCCAGTAAGTGGTGATGTTGGCAATTTTAGATGGGGTCCctcgctgaagaagaagctgcttgCACATGAAAGACGCCGGAAGCAAATCAACTAG
- a CDS encoding uncharacterized protein (ancestral locus Anc_8.446), whose amino-acid sequence MDNGDKAGRETPAAGGNVGIDAGTVLRQEQIDNEHADMGLGGLQGRTASSEALGDNSLRRNSSVSPRTSVGKLFDPSRRPDVIKMEHLRVKDSILTGRPLLYFTSIFVSLGVFLFGYDQGVMSGCLTGPYFKKQFNNPSRAAIGNMVAILEIGALISSLLVGRLGEKWGRRRTIMYGSLIFVIGGLFQGFAGKMIHLIIGRTISGLGVGLLSTIVPIYQSEISPPHNRGKLACIEFTGNIVGYAASVWIDYGCSFIEGNASWRVPLLLQSVIGSALFCGTFVIVETPRWLLNHDHDVEGLIVIADLHSDGDVQDQKAREEYQAIKETVLISRMEGEGKSHLQVFRRYRRRMLIAMSSQMFAQLNGINVISYYAPLVFEQAGWVGREAILMTGINGLIYVLSTLPPWTLVDKWGRKPILLTGGFFMGCALVSISMSLLANIAATPRLVVAFVIIFNAFFGFSWGPIPWLYPVEIAPLSARSAMASSSTATNWLCNWLVGIMTPVLQEKISWRLYLIHATSCFTSFAVVFKLYPETAGLRLEDMDSVFDDRSSSFSFSRSSDINTGSFAMDIDALSTKSTGPVPDRLPPAVPIAAGAGPLSWSNQSIQSRTPAANVFPLGSLEPPSIGQVLEFKAEQSNKGIKTAFRRGSESLSLLVSRIVNLGGRGNNDTGAYGTLSTNDIEFSS is encoded by the coding sequence ATGGATAATGGTGATAAGGCAGGTCGTGAAACACCGGCAGCTGGCGGGAATGTGGGTATCGATGCGGGAACGGTTTTGAGACAGGAACAAATTGACAATGAACATGCTGATATGGGGCTAGGAGGCTTGCAGGGCAGAACAGCCAGCTCTGAGGCTTTGGGAGATAATTCTCTGAGAAGAAACTCGTCCGTTTCTCCTAGGACTTCTGTGGGGAAGTTGTTCGATCCATCGAGACGTCCTGATGTGATTAAAATGGAGCATTTGAGAGTGAAGGATTCTATACTGACTGGGAGACCGCTGCTATATTTTACGTCGATCTTTGTGTCGCTTGGAGTGTTCCTGTTCGGCTACGACCAGGGAGTAATGTCGGGATGCCTCACTGGACCatacttcaagaaacagTTCAACAATCCGTCTCGAGCAGCTATTGGTAATATGGTCGCTATTTTGGAGATCGGGGCATTGATCTCGTCGCTGCTAGTCGGAAGGCTAGGCGAGAAATGGGGTCGCAGACGTACCATCATGTATGGGTCATTGATATTTGTCATTGGCGGGCTGTTCCAAGGGTTTGCAGGGAAGATGATCCATCTGATCATTGGCAGGACCATTAGTGGGCTGGGTGTCGGCTTGCTCAGCACAATCGTTCCCATATATCAATCAGAGATATCGCCGCCGCACAACAGAGGAAAATTAGCCTGCATAGAGTTTACGGGTAATATCGTTGGATATGCGGCAAGTGTGTGGATTGATTACGGTTGTTCTTTTATCGAAGgaaatgcttcttggcGAGTTCCCTTACTTTTACAAAGTGTAATCGGCTCTGCGCTATTCTGCGGCACATTTGTTATTGTCGAGACCCCCCGTTGGCTGCTAAACCACGACCATGACGTGGAGGGTTTGATTGTGATTGCTGATCTTCATAGCGACGGCGATGTCCAAGATCAGAAGGCTAGGGAGGAATATCAGGCAATTAAGGAGACCGTACTCATTTCTAGGATGGAAGGCGAGGGGAAATCGCACTTGCAAGTTTTCAGACGTTACAGGAGACGAATGCTGATTGCCATGAGCTCCCAGATGTTTGCTCAACTGAATGGTATCAATGTGATATCTTACTACGCCCCCTTGGTCTTCGAACAGGCGGGCTGGGTTGGCAGGGAAGCGATTTTGATGACTGGGATCAATGGCTTGATTTATGTGTTGTCCACACTACCACCATGGACGCTGGTCGATAAATGGGGTAGAAAGCCGATCTTGTTGACTGGCGGTTTCTTCATGGGGTGTGCGCTTGTATCGATTTCAATGTCTCTCTTGGCCAATATCGCAGCGACACCAAGGCTCGTTGTTGCATTTGTGATTATATTCAACGCCTTCTTTGGGTTCAGTTGGGGCCCAATTCCCTGGCTATATCCAGTTGAGATCGCTCCATTATCTGCCCGTTCGGCAAtggcatcttcatcaaccGCGACAAACTGGCTGTGTAACTGGCTTGTCGGTATCATGACACCAGTATTGCAGGAAAAGATATCCTGGAGACTGTACTTGATTCACGCTACTTCCTGTTTCACATCCTTTGCGGTCGTTTTCAAACTCTACCCAGAGACCGCAGGTTTACGTTTAGAGGATATGGATTCTGTGTTTGACGACAGATCGTCCAgcttcagcttttcaagGTCATCGGATATAAATACTGGCAGTTTTGCCATGGATATCGATGCCTTGTCGACCAAAAGCACCGGTCCAGTCCCCGATAGACTGCCGCCAGCGGTGCCCATTGCAGCCGGCGCGGGGCCCTTGAGCTGGAGCAATCAAAGTATCCAATCTCGGACTCCCGCTGCCAATGTATTCCCACTTGGGTCGCTCGAGCCACCTTCCATTGGACAGGTACTAGAGTTTAAAGCTGAGCAAAGTAACAAAGGAATTAAAACTGCTTTCAGACGCGGATCGGAGAGTCTATCCTTGCTTGTCAGCAGAATTGTCAATCTTGGAGGTAGAGGGAACAATGACACTGGAGCTTACGGGACATTGTCTACTAATGATATCGAATTTAGTAGCTAG
- the GGC1 gene encoding Ggc1p (ancestral locus Anc_8.445), whose protein sequence is MAGNDRKQSGVARLLGSASAGILEIGVFHPVDTISKRLMSNHTKITSAVELNRVIFREHSAEPLGKRLMTLFPGLGYAAVYKVLQRVYKYGGQPFANEFLNKHYKADFDNAFGEKTGKALRSATAGSLIGIGEIVLLPLDVLKIKRQTNPESFRGRGFVRILRDEGLFNLYRGWGWTAARNAPGSFALFGGNAFAKEYILGLKDYSQATWGQNFISSIVGASASLIVSAPLDVIKTRIQNKNFDNPQSGFNIVKTTLQNEGITAFFKGLTPKLLTTGPKLVFSFALAQSFIPMFDKLLQK, encoded by the coding sequence ATGGCAGGTAACGATAGAAAGCAATCTGGTGTTGCGCGTTTGCTGGGATCCGCGTCAGCGGGCATCTTGGAGATTGGAGTGTTCCATCCGGTCGACACtatctcgaagagattgatgTCCAACCACACCAAAATCACGTCGGCTGTGGAATTGAACCGTGTGATCTTCCGCGAGCACAGCGCGGAACCGCTAGGTAAGCGTTTGATGACGTTGTTCCCAGGCTTGGGTTACGCCGCAGTGTACAAGGTTCTGCAGAGAGTGTACAAGTACGGTGGCCAGCCATTCGCCAACGAGTTCCTGAACAAGCACTACAAGGCCGATTTCGACAATGCGTTCGGCGAGAAGACCGGTAAGGCGTTGAGATCTGCGACCGCTGGTTCTCTGATCGGCATCGGTGAAATCGTGCTGCTACCGTTGGAcgtcttgaagatcaagagacAGACGAACCCTGAGTCTTTCCGGGGCAGAGGCTTCGTCAGGATCCTGAGAGACGAGGGGCTTTTCAACCTCTACAGGGGCTGGGGTTGGACTGCCGCCCGGAACGCCCCAGGCTCGTTCGCCCTGTTCGGCGGTAACGCGTTCGCCAAGGAGTACATTCTCGGGTTGAAGGACTACAGCCAGGCCACCTGGGGCCAGAACTTCATCTCCTCGATCGTCGGCGCCTCGGCGTCTCTGATTGTTTCTGCGCCGCTGGACGTCATCAAGACTAGAATTCAGAACAAGAACTTCGACAACCCGCAAAGCGGATTCAACATCGTCAAGACCACGCTCCAGAACGAAGGCATAACTGCTTTTTTCAAGGGCTTGACCCCCAAGTTGCTAACCACAGGTCCAAAATTGGTGTTTTCCTTCGCCTTGGCGCAGTCGTTCATCCCAATGTTCGACAAACTGCTACAGAAATGA
- the PCF11 gene encoding Pcf11p (ancestral locus Anc_8.444) produces MDKEGEIIVKDFVSILEELTFNSRPIITTLTKIAEENMPYAQHFVDALEARIDRCPPKQKLYALYALDSICKNAGSPYTIYFSRNLFSLYKKSYLLVDNATRTKMIHLFKTWMDSGDTLAGAPLLFERSALEKIEQFLIKASALHQKNLQSMLPTPTVPLLTREIDKLTALTTERLKNQPMDEKLKMKLVVLTQLKQELHREKLAPGALKQLQLQLRQIFAQDQQVLQDIQRQQQQHEMAMLQQKQLHQRELQSENQTLPSNSGSFIPLFGDSSGSSGMSSLFGSSMSAVGPPNLTALDKTYQLSKIQGLYHSLEAEGLLYKPPKESIVSLYSKLGGHNHLASGTLAYQQGVNLPPLPLLQGILSDCKAHFATVNIDILNTPNLQLSQQTIEDDNPVVGSSLIHLLYRAKPNKCNICGKRFGNSVGEKKSQADHLDWHFRINKRIKGSEMTANASGSVTGPTQKNIQSRNWYLQDSQWISFKDEEIVSTTFSLSTDGTAHKMTTANLEDQTQYSSTAATDTGAQESEKFTVDEGILLRKHVVVPESAVDMSFQCPICKENVTGLYDEELGEWVWRNAMEVNNKYFHATCYYEAARNSDNPLGLQLDLEKLKHLASE; encoded by the coding sequence ATGGATAAAGAAGGCGAGATTATCGTGAAGGATTTCGTCAGCATCCTGGAGGAGTTGACTTTCAACTCGAGACCGATTATCACGACGCTGACAAAGatcgctgaagaaaatatGCCGTATGCTCAGCATTTTGTGGATGCGTTGGAGGCTAGGATTGACCGATGTCCGCCTAAGCAGAAGCTGTATGCGCTCTACGCCCTCGATTCTATCTGTAAAAACGCTGGAAGCCCGTATACGATATATTTCAGCCGAAACCTGTTCAGTCTTTATAAGAAGAGTTATCTGTTGGTGGATAATGCTacgaggacgaagatgatACATCTGTTCAAGACCTGGATGGATTCCGGCGATACGCTGGCCGGGGCTCCGTTGCTATTCGAGAGGTCTGCGTTGGAAAAGATAGAACAGTTTCTCATAAAGGCGAGTGCTTTGCACCAGAAAAACCTGCAGTCGATGTTGCCGACGCCTACGGTGCCGTTGCTCACCAGAGAGATTGACAAGCTGACCGCGTTGACGACCGAGCGTCTGAAGAATCAACCGATGgatgaaaaattgaagatgaagttAGTTGTGCTCACACAGCTCAAGCAAGAGTTGCATAGGGAGAAGCTAGCTCCCGGGGCACTGAAACAGCTTCAGTTGCAGTTGAGGCAGATCTTTGCGCAGGATCAGCAAGTGTTGCAAGACATCCAGAggcaacagcagcagcatgAGATGGCCatgctgcagcagaaacaGCTGCATCAGCGAGAATTGCAAAGTGAAAATCAAACGCTGCCGTCGAACAGCGGTTCGTTCATTCCGTTGTTCGGCGATAGCTCAGGCAGTAGTGGAATGTCTAGTCTGTTTGGCTCTTCGATGAGTGCAGTGGGACCACCAAATTTGACAGCTTTGGACAAAACGTATCAGCTCTCCAAGATTCAGGGCCTTTACCACTCGTTGGAAGCGGAAGGTCTGCTCTACAAACCTCCCAAAGAATCAATTGTGAGCCTTTACTCGAAATTGGGAGGGCACAACCACCTAGCGTCGGGCACTCTCGCCTATCAACAAGGGGTAAACCTTCCACCATTACCGTTACTGCAGGGAATACTGTCCGATTGCAAAGCCCATTTTGCAACTGTCAATATAGATATTCTAAATACTCCAAACCTACAACTGTCTCAGCAGACCATCGAGGATGATAATCCAGTAGTCGGTTCGAGTTTAATTCATCTGCTGTATCGTGCAAAGCCTAATAAGTGTAATATATGTGGGAAGAGGTTTGGGAACAGTGTCGGTGAAAAGAAATCGCAGGCTGATCATTTAGACTGGCATTTCAGAATCAATAAACGAATCAAAGGCTCCGAAATGACAGCGAACGCTTCCGGTAGCGTAACTGGTCCAACTCAAAAGAACATTCAATCTAGAAATTGGTACTTGCAGGACTCGCAATGGATCTCGTTCAAAGACGAGGAAATAGTCTCGACAACTTTCTCATTGAGTACTGATGGAACCGCCCATAAGATGACTAcagcaaatcttgaagaccAGACTCAGTACAGTTCGACAGCAGCCACAGATACGGGCGCCCAGGAGAGTGAGAAATTCACTGTTGATGAGGGTATATTATTGAGGAAACATGTCGTTGTTCCAGAGTCTGCAGTAGACATGTCTTTTCAATGCCcaatttgcaaagaaaatgTTACCGGACTGtacgatgaagagcttggtGAATGGGTCTGGAGGAACGCTATGGAAGTCAACAATAAATACTTTCATGCAACCTGCTACTACGAAGCAGCGAGGAATAGCGATAATCCGCTGGGTTTGCAGCTCGATCTagaaaagttgaagcatTTGGCCTCTGAATAG